CCATGTATTACATATTTAATCTTGTATTTCATGTGTCTAGTTTCATGTTTCTGGTTTATGGGAATTTTTTAAATGGTAAGGAACTGCTATATAATAAGAACTTTGTGTTACCTGCAGTATGAGATCGAGTTGGGAGACAGCCATATTTGCTATTTAAATTCCAGTTGCACTACTTGTTTAGTTTACTTAACATACTTTAGAAGGACTTAAGTTTCTCATCCCTCCAACACTCAGGAAACACAGGCCTTTCCTTTCGCTTTCTGTGATGGTTTGGCAGGTTCTAAACATTACCTTATGTCTCGTAAGTTCCTGACCTGCTACTGTCTTGTCCTCCCAAGTTCTCCCGCAGACTTCATTCTGCAATCATATCCAACTATGAAAACTCAAAGATAATTTATCATGTCTTTTGCACCAAATATACTACATGTAACAGGTTCTCAGTGAAGTGACAGGTATAAAAAAATCACCTTAAACAAGAGACTTGAGAGGGCATTTGTGCTATACATTACTGTGCAGGTGGTAACAAAAAGTTAAGTGCTAGGCTTAAACTTAGGAATCTGACTATCCCAAATGAAGATGCATAGAATATGGGTTATAAAAAGGTTACATACACTTTGGCTCCAAAACTCAAAGTATAAATTTATTCATCATTGGGTTGTTGTAAAGTTTCTGGTGTAGAGTATCGCTTAAATCTTAGTACCTTCTCAGTCTCCCAGTACTGATCTAACCAAGCATCCTGTCAGGGAGTACTGaagtaaagataaatacatctttgtgtCGTCTTCAAGTTGTTTATAACCTGGTGAGGAAGCCCAACTTATAAATCAGTGACTCTAAGGTAGCACCACTTTGCAGTGTGTTATGGTAGAAAGATAACTAATGGGTATTATGGAAACTCTGAGGGAAATTATCCAAAGCTGTTCCTTGCTTTAGTTGGAGGGAAATCTCTGTTAATATCCTTTGTAAAACCAAAAAAATCTAAATGTTCCACAGTATTTTTAAGTGTTGACTAAATTTAAAAACCCTTTAGAATAAAGTCTGTGTGTAAAAAACAATCTTTTACGGTTGGCTTTCATGGCAGTTTAAGTGGTAATGTTTTGTGCAGTTATTCCCATAGTCCTGGGAAGTTCTTTAGCATATACAGTGATTTACAGCTCAGAAACACAGTAAAGCcaaaaaaagctatttttttctcACCCTCTTAGGAATCTGCTTGAACATGGATCAACATATGTTGGAATTAATGCTGCTCTCTCTGGCCTAATAGCAAACAGTCTTTTTCGGCGTGTCTTGAATGTGACTCATGCCCGAATAGCTGCTGGCTTACCAATGGCAGTGATTCCATTTTTGACAGCACATGTATCTTATAAAGGTTTTGTAAGTTTCCCTTTAAGTACAGGTAAATTCTGTTTcactttaatctttttttcttgccATATACTATTTATAACTTTAATACTCCCTTACATAGCTAATCCCTTAAAGTACTACATGTATTACAAAAGGCATgatttccttttgaaaatttatCATGTATACTAAATTATCTGAGTATAATCCTAAAAATCTtatgttatattaaaatattgacATGGGACTGGAGAGGATGGTCATCTAAATTATTTTAAGTTCTTCTCCAAGTTTATGTAAATTGAGTATTTTGTTTGAATTCTGATAACCAGCATGACAAAACTTTTTATGGTCGAGGGAAACCTCTTGCCCAGTGAACTGAAAAATATAAGTGAAAATATTAGCTCAGTTCTGTTGATTCAAAACAAACgcagaggggcccagcacagtagccttgtggttaaagccctcggcttgcacacgccaggataccacatggttgccagttctaatcctgctgccccgctttccatctcccggctggtggcctgggaaagcaatagtggacagcccaaagccttgggaccctgcacccatgctgcagacctggaagatattcctggctcccagctttggatcggctcagctcctgccattgtggccatttggggagtgaatcatcagagggaagatcttcctgtatctcttcctctctgtgtatctgactttctaataaaaataaaacttcagaatAAACTGGAAGATGTTCTTAACTAGGTTGCTTTGCTTAGTTATTCCTGGTGATTTTAGATCACCCATAcatgtaattctgtcttttaacATGCTGTACAGAATTCCACTCCCTGGATTACTACCTGAAAATAAAATCCATGATACATTTAAGTgactttgcattttttaaaatcatgtttgatGGGCTGTCATGACTTTCACTTCCGGAGCTAATTATTTTATCTCCTAGGTGTTTTGAGTTGTGAAACCTGTACCTTAATACGGGGTGGACTGGTTGGTCTTGTTCTTGGTGGCCTGTACCCTATTTTTTTAGCTATACCTGTGAACGGTGGCTTAGCAGCCAGGTGAGTGGGATTCTTGATATTCTTATGAATTCTTATTCTATATTTTTACAACAGCAAATATTTAGAACAGAGATAACAATCCTTTTTGAATAGAAGTTATTAAAACATTATTGTTTTAACTGAATTTTACTTAAGCACTTGAAAAGTGTTACAACTTTATCCTTCTGTGCTGTTCGTGTATAGCTTAGTTAGACTTACTGAACACCTGCTACAGGATTGAAAATAATACTATGCCTAATATGAAAGCTACAGTTTTCTTAGATGTTTGAGTAtttgaacagaaagaaaattctgtcagaaaatggctgtgcccTTGCAAAATAATTCTGGTTATTCTCTTGGGAACTCTTGCTCAGCAAGCTACTATGTGGCAATTCAGGTGACCCAGAGAAAGGAGCAAAACAAAACCTAAGGACAGGGATAGaagtttggtgcagtggttaaggcacTGCTAGGGATGCCTGCACCCCTTATCACAGTGCCTGTATTTGAGTCCCAGATCTATTCCTAATCCTAGCCTCTAGGTACCCCAAGAGGTAGCAACTGCCTGAAGTACTTGAGTTACCGGTTCCATGGAGGGGTTCCCAACTCCTAGTTTTGACCTGGTCCACACTGATTATTGTATGGACACCTGGGGGGTTG
The sequence above is a segment of the Ochotona princeps isolate mOchPri1 chromosome 4, mOchPri1.hap1, whole genome shotgun sequence genome. Coding sequences within it:
- the TMEM126A gene encoding transmembrane protein 126A, whose translation is MENHEPGTVKKNLTTLDIITRKISQLPEPERNLLEHGSTYVGINAALSGLIANSLFRRVLNVTHARIAAGLPMAVIPFLTAHVSYKGFVSFPLSTGVLSCETCTLIRGGLVGLVLGGLYPIFLAIPVNGGLAARYQSALLPEKGNILTYWIRISKPVFRKMVFPIMLQTMFAAYLGSRQYQLLIKALQLPETGLKSH